The following proteins are co-located in the Argopecten irradians isolate NY chromosome 9, Ai_NY, whole genome shotgun sequence genome:
- the LOC138332180 gene encoding LOW QUALITY PROTEIN: LIM domain kinase 1-like (The sequence of the model RefSeq protein was modified relative to this genomic sequence to represent the inferred CDS: deleted 1 base in 1 codon), translating to MSGDVSPEKDHTCAGCSRNIEEESYVEALNYDWHPQCFRCSKCDKCLSSWYFERNGRLYCKQDYWSLFGDACNKCTETITGPVMVAGEHKYHPECFVCFNCGGYIGDGETYALVERSKLFCGKCYKAVMSPLGESPGRRKTHCIQLVEIPPTPEADSHGLQYSVENRVSSLSPRARESLSLSPMIKITDLDQSPELESLQIGDRILEVNGLSVRDSSLEEIDAVLQHTKDVLHLTVERDPSPLRQRPPDTSFTSDSSSSSPSTPATPQFININGVNVQRRQKSRLHAKNLSPSRRRSKSPSPIPPSRQKSVDLSRASSLRQQPQTHRVFRASDLIHGEVLGKGFFGQAVKVTHKVTGEVMVLKEMCRFDEETQKSFLKEVSVLRSLDHPNVLQFLGVLYKEKKLNLVTEFMAGGTLKELLQDMAKPLPWSRRINITKDISNGMAYLHKMDIIHRDLNSNNCFVKQNLTIVVADFGLARVIPDERFRRPDLNPTKTTRSAAKRRFQRKKRYTVVGSPYWMAPEMMTGKSYDEKVDLFSFGIVMCEVIGRVFADPDYLPRTLDFGLNAEAFYEKFCTDSSCPAAFFKVAIMCCQMTPENRPSFEMVTMWFDSLLFNIEHHSALPADLKGDPIQYYFSLKDTLHPKKLDKQMSSCPDSAKPRSRRSSLHVINEKNTHKEPNKVTPEKEDNVYCCDKIEKDKCIKCEENRKDSVKDDCGQLTNPCDKCQEIWKSQTKGESCENVQSLKHQVYAENDSRKRSLNESLCDSGLGYEETKNISQINDIIDSAHSLQQDSHNPEDGWREPSAVTHDSASCNVGVDGKTFHNSETLNGAQNSLYQSSATANCQKQINDFVTKNSLINIDSSNVDSNIDPSNIGSNLPKIDTCESSVSDSDPTDVDTAIYLQRTNRSPSFVSTCTITLSVPPMDVLSTDCNDEKQDNVCEDEKSPYLSDNNNVSETHTTCQQTPHCDQDSYSLTKYDVHNGDSDSTSESSSRRNLFSSPDNSAHYKEACSVLAHSCSSSDDRTASFSLGVYPIDSDTSESMYETGHDDDSLSNDSLLDFTSAV from the exons GTGCTCCAAATGTGACAAATGTCTGTCTAGCTGGTACTTTGAGAGGAATGGCCGTCTCTACTGTAAACAGGACTACTGGAGCCTGTTTGGGGATGCCTGTAACAAATGTACAGAGACCATCACTGGTCCGGTCATG GTGGCTGGAGAGCACAAGTACCACCCGgaatgttttgtgtgttttaacTGTGGGGGCTATATAGGAGATGGCGAGACATACGCTCTGGTGGAGAGGTCCAAGTTGTTCTG TGGGAAATGTTACAAGGCGGTGATGTCACCCCTGGGGGAGAGCCCGGGGAGAAGGAAAACACACTGTATACAGTTGGTAGAGATTCCCCCCACTCCAGAGGCAGACAGTCATGGTCTACAGTACTCTGTGGAGAACCGTGTGTCAAGTCTCAGTCCGAGAGCGAGGGAGAGTTTGTCATTATCGCCCATGATCAAAATCACAGA TCTGGACCAGAGCCCGGAGTTGGAGTCTTTACAGATCGGAGATCGGATACTGGAAGTAAATGGTCTTAGTGTGCGG GACAGTTCTCTGGAGGAG ATTGATGCCGTTCTGCAGCACACAAAGGACGTCCTCCATTTGACTGTAGAGAGAGATCCCTCACCCCTGAGACAGCGTCCTCCCGACACATCCTTTACTTCTGATAGTTCTTCTTCCTCTCCATCAACTCCTGCCACCCCACAGTTCATCAACATCAATGGGGTCAACGTTCAGCGTCGCCAAAAGTCACGTCTTCATGCCAAAAA TTTAAGTCCTTCCCGTCGTAGAAGTAAGTCTCCATCCCCTATCCCTCCAAGTCGCCAAAAAAGTGTTGACCTATCGCGTGCTAGCTCCCTTAGACAACAGCCTCAAACCCACCGTGTGTTCCGCGCATCTGATCTCATTCATGGCGAGGTGCTTGGTAAGGGATTCTTTGGTCAGGCGGTCAAGGTCACACACAAGGTCACTGGAGAGGTCATGGTGCTTAAGGAGATGTGCCGCTTTGATGAGGAAACACAGAAAAGTTTCTTGAAGGAG GTATCAGTGCTCAGAAGTCTGGACCATCCCAATGTTTTACAGTTTCTAGGTGTGCTGTATAAGGAGAAAAAACTCAACCTTGTTACAG AGTTTATGGCAGGTGGAACACTAAAAGAATTACTACAAGACATGGCAAAACCACTGCCCTGGTCCAGACGTATCAACATCACAAAGGACATCTCAAACGGCATG GCTTACCTCCACAAAATGGATATCATCCACAGGGATCTTAACTCCAACAACTGCTTTGTCAAACAG AACTTGACCATAGTTGTAGCTGACTTTGGTTTAGCCAGAGTTATCCCTGATGAGAGATTCCGCCGGCCAGACCTTAATCCTACAAAGACCACACGAAGCGCAGCAAAGAGACGGTTCCAGCGGAAGAAGAGGTACACCGTGGTCGGGAGTCCTTACTGGATGGCGCCAGAGATGATGACTGGGAAGTCGTACGATGAGAAAGtggatttgttttcatttggaATCGTTATGTGTGAG GTGATAGGACGAGTATTCGCTGACCCTGACTACCTGCCGAGAACTTTAGACTTTGGTCTGAATGCTGAAGCGTTTTACGAGAAGTTCTGTACAGATTCCAGCTGTCCTGCTGCCTTCTTTAAAGTAGCCATCATGTGTTGTCAGATGACACCAGAAAACAG ACCAAGTTTTGAGATGGTGACAATGTGGTTTGATAGTTTGTTGTTCAACATAGAACACCACAGTGCTCTTCCTGCTGATCTGAAGGGTGATcccatacagtattatttctctCTCAAAGACACACTGCACCCAAAGAAACTCGACAAACAGATGTCCTCCTGTCCTGACTCGGCCAAACCTCGGAGTCGGCGCTCAAGTCTCCATGTCattaatgaaaaaaacacacacaaggAACCTAATAAAGTCACTCCAGAGAAGGAGGATAATGTTTATTGCTGtgataaaattgaaaaagataAGTGTATAAAATGTGAGGAAAATCGGAAGGATTCTGTCAAGGATGATTGTGGACAATTAACAAATCCTTGTGACAAATGTCAAGAGATATGGAAATCTCAAACTAAAGGAGAAAGTTGTGAAAATGTTCAATCTTTGAAACATCAGGTTTATGCAGAAAATGATTCTCGAAAACGTTCGTTAAATGAGAGTTTGTGTGATTCTGGTTTAGGTTATGAGGAAACGAAAAATATATctcaaataaatgacatcatTGACTCAGCTCATAGTTTACAGCAGGACTCGCACAACCCTGAGGATGGATGGAGAGAACCTAGTGCTGTAACTCACGATTCAGCTTCATGTAATGTTGGTGTAGATGGAAAGACATTTCACAATTCAGAAACGTTAAATGGTGCTCAAAATAGTCTTTATCAAAGTTCTGCTACTGCTAATTGTCAAAAACAAATCAATGATTTTGTCACAAAAAATAGCTTAATAAATATTGACTCATCAAATGTTGACTCAAATATTGACCCATCAAATATTGGCTCCAATTTGCCAAAAATAGACACTTGTGAATCGTCAGTTAGTGATTCTGACCCGACTGATGTAGACACTGCCATATACCTACAGAGAACAAACCGGTCTCCGTCATTTGTCAGTACGTGTACCATCACCCTGTCTGTGCCTCCAATGGATGTACTGAGCACAGATTGTAATGACGAGAAACAAGACAATGTATGTGAGGACGAGAAATCTCCCTATTTGTCAGACAATAATAATGTATCTGAGACGCATACAACTTGCCAACAAACACCACATTGTGATCAGGACTCCTATTCACTTACAAAGTATGATGTACACAATGGTGACTCGGATTCAACATCTGAGTCTTCATCACGTAGAAACTTGTTTTCTTCACCTGACAATTCTGCTCACTACAAGGAGGCGTGCAGTGTGCTGGCTCACAGCTGCTCGTCCTCCGATGATCGAACGGCCTCGTTTTCACTCGGTGTTTATCCTATTGATTCTGACACGAGCGAGAGTATGTACGAGACCGGACATGATGATGATAGTCTGTCTAATGACAGTCTGTTAGATTTCACATCTGCAGTGTAA